In Candidatus Eremiobacterota bacterium, a genomic segment contains:
- a CDS encoding tetratricopeptide repeat protein, protein MKLTVRWLWAFLFLVMVACSCNDAKQNAKIHYEQGLASKKEGNVKKATEEFYSAIRLNPGFIQAHREYQDLMLQRGRKTELVEFYRKQTRDNPRNPAYFYLEGRLLDSSKERIGSYQEALSIDPNYLWALDAIGLEYLKQGTIENAIKQMKKVIEIDSEFAPVHLSLCRAFLVKGNYDAAYSEIRKFLELEPGSAQGNELLGQVMWKRKQPQKAIEAYQKALELYPERMQPLIDTALIYHEQKNHEKALEILRDVRKRTPQNPALPLLFASIYKEQGRNDEARAETLRALEQKPDSLEAEELLGELLLASGAYEEAKEAFSKVLSRNPRKTGALTGMAEVSLLEGDMARALSLLKSALAIDGRLAEALRMKADILAGRGNLQEALGDYRAVLKTDEQTARDHFEAGLLLWQLKEIKAAREEMAAAMHQEPDNIDFIVFTGLTGEVKNLSHDAARFLRELSQETALTKISQLYTIASLTAEGKNDAALSLLSRIPENQKNTSLAFFLASKASYGKKKNSDALLSAEKAFALKDSRERTVRLLALSMIYRIEEEGKKHPTGGEITDLVEGNRHYLLRAKMNYEAARLYALMPMEKESLLYLRKAFNEGFRNKTLITGDKAFASLRKNKEFQDLFKERSLENKAPAKSSRGEKK, encoded by the coding sequence TTGAAGCTCACTGTCCGGTGGCTCTGGGCCTTTCTTTTTCTTGTGATGGTCGCTTGCAGCTGCAACGACGCAAAGCAGAATGCGAAGATCCATTATGAGCAGGGACTTGCCAGTAAAAAAGAGGGGAACGTCAAGAAGGCCACCGAGGAGTTCTATAGCGCAATCAGGCTTAACCCGGGCTTCATTCAGGCTCACAGGGAATACCAGGACCTCATGCTCCAGAGGGGCAGGAAAACTGAGCTTGTAGAGTTTTACCGCAAGCAGACGCGGGATAACCCGAGAAACCCGGCATACTTTTACCTCGAGGGGAGGCTCCTTGACAGCTCCAAAGAACGTATAGGAAGCTATCAAGAGGCACTCTCGATAGATCCCAATTATCTGTGGGCTCTTGATGCCATCGGCCTCGAGTACCTCAAGCAGGGCACCATCGAAAATGCCATAAAGCAGATGAAGAAGGTTATCGAGATAGATTCCGAATTTGCCCCCGTTCACCTGAGCCTCTGCAGAGCCTTTCTTGTGAAAGGTAACTATGATGCCGCTTACAGCGAGATAAGAAAGTTTCTCGAGCTTGAGCCCGGCTCGGCCCAGGGCAATGAGCTCCTGGGTCAGGTGATGTGGAAGAGAAAGCAGCCCCAGAAAGCCATTGAGGCTTACCAGAAAGCCCTTGAGCTTTACCCTGAAAGGATGCAGCCTCTTATTGACACTGCCCTGATCTACCATGAGCAGAAAAACCATGAAAAAGCACTGGAGATCCTCCGCGATGTGAGAAAGCGGACTCCGCAGAACCCGGCCCTCCCTCTGCTCTTTGCCTCCATTTACAAGGAGCAGGGCAGGAATGACGAGGCCCGAGCTGAAACCCTCAGGGCTCTGGAGCAGAAACCTGACAGCCTCGAGGCTGAAGAGCTTCTGGGAGAGCTGCTTCTTGCTTCAGGAGCTTATGAAGAGGCGAAGGAAGCCTTCAGCAAGGTGCTCTCGAGAAACCCGCGAAAAACAGGAGCCCTCACAGGTATGGCTGAAGTATCGCTTCTGGAAGGTGACATGGCAAGAGCCCTCTCCCTTCTCAAAAGCGCCCTGGCCATCGACGGGAGGCTTGCAGAAGCTCTCAGGATGAAGGCAGATATCCTGGCCGGCCGGGGAAACCTCCAGGAGGCTCTGGGCGATTACAGGGCGGTGCTGAAGACCGACGAACAGACAGCCCGTGACCACTTTGAAGCGGGCCTCCTGCTCTGGCAGCTGAAAGAGATAAAGGCTGCCCGGGAAGAAATGGCAGCCGCAATGCACCAGGAGCCGGACAACATTGACTTCATCGTGTTCACCGGCCTCACAGGGGAGGTGAAGAATCTCTCCCATGACGCCGCCAGGTTTCTCCGGGAGCTCTCCCAGGAGACGGCCCTCACAAAAATATCACAGCTCTATACGATAGCCTCCTTAACGGCCGAGGGGAAGAATGATGCCGCCCTCTCTCTGCTCTCCCGGATACCGGAGAACCAGAAAAACACCTCCCTGGCCTTCTTTCTCGCCTCAAAGGCCTCCTACGGGAAAAAGAAAAATTCCGACGCCCTCCTCTCGGCAGAGAAAGCTTTTGCCCTCAAGGACAGCAGGGAGCGCACGGTAAGGCTCCTTGCACTCTCCATGATTTACCGCATAGAGGAAGAGGGGAAAAAGCATCCCACCGGAGGGGAGATAACCGATCTGGTCGAAGGGAACCGCCACTACCTTTTGAGGGCAAAGATGAATTATGAGGCGGCAAGGCTCTATGCACTGATGCCGATGGAGAAAGAGAGCCTCCTGTATCTCAGGAAAGCCTTCAACGAAGGGTTCCGTAACAAAACCCT
- a CDS encoding VWA domain-containing protein, whose protein sequence is MKLTRGIILCALLAVLVSCTQKAPPAVQQGTSTPMSGSISVVRSPGTAQTPQDQTGAIQKSANQEETPYTGNLANVPRVEVVFVVDTTGSMGGLIAGAKKKIWTIANYILQAEPKPIVRMGLVAYRDNGDQYVTKVFSLTDSMDKTYENLMSFKAEGGGDGPEHVSKALNDAIKEIQWSSGDKVLKMIFLVGDYPPHMDYQDGHNYRKLCTEARQKDIIINTIQCGNIGETTTYWKDIASRGSGQYAAIEQTGGMVTIDTPMDKELADLNAELGTTLIPYGSSERRAGVITRQSKSESLAPSMQAERAEFSAKSSFVDRGDLVDAVKNKEVKLDKMELAELPEELQKLDEKERESYVKEQAEKRDEIKKKIVELSKDREKYMDEQSRKKGGGLSSFDAKVTGFIKVQAEKKGITIK, encoded by the coding sequence ATGAAACTCACCAGGGGGATTATCCTGTGCGCTCTTCTCGCGGTCCTTGTATCCTGCACTCAGAAAGCGCCACCGGCTGTTCAACAAGGCACAAGCACTCCCATGTCGGGCAGCATCTCTGTGGTGCGCTCACCAGGCACCGCCCAGACACCTCAGGATCAGACGGGAGCCATTCAGAAATCAGCAAATCAGGAGGAGACTCCGTACACCGGGAACCTGGCCAATGTGCCCCGCGTGGAGGTTGTTTTTGTCGTGGACACCACGGGAAGCATGGGCGGCCTTATCGCCGGTGCAAAGAAAAAGATATGGACCATCGCCAATTACATTCTCCAGGCGGAGCCAAAGCCCATTGTGCGGATGGGGCTTGTGGCCTACCGCGACAATGGTGACCAGTATGTCACCAAGGTCTTCTCCCTCACCGACAGCATGGACAAGACCTATGAAAATCTTATGAGCTTCAAGGCCGAAGGCGGCGGCGACGGCCCCGAGCATGTCAGCAAGGCTCTCAATGATGCAATAAAGGAGATTCAGTGGAGCAGCGGTGACAAGGTCCTCAAGATGATTTTTCTGGTGGGCGATTATCCTCCCCACATGGATTACCAGGACGGCCATAACTACAGGAAGCTCTGCACGGAGGCCCGGCAGAAGGATATCATCATCAACACGATTCAGTGCGGGAACATAGGCGAAACGACCACTTACTGGAAGGACATCGCTTCTCGCGGGAGCGGCCAGTATGCAGCTATTGAGCAGACGGGAGGGATGGTGACTATCGACACGCCGATGGATAAGGAGCTTGCCGACCTCAATGCGGAGCTTGGCACGACCCTTATCCCCTATGGGAGCAGCGAGAGGCGGGCAGGGGTGATTACGCGGCAGAGCAAGAGCGAGTCACTCGCTCCCTCGATGCAGGCCGAGCGTGCCGAGTTCAGCGCCAAGAGCAGCTTTGTGGACCGCGGCGACCTTGTGGACGCCGTCAAGAACAAGGAGGTAAAGCTCGACAAGATGGAGCTTGCCGAGCTTCCCGAGGAGCTCCAGAAGCTGGACGAGAAGGAAAGGGAATCGTACGTGAAAGAGCAGGCAGAGAAGCGCGATGAGATAAAGAAGAAGATCGTCGAGCTCTCAAAGGATCGCGAAAAGTATATGGATGAGCAGAGCAGAAAGAAGGGCGGCGGCCTCTCGTCCTTTGATGCGAAAGTGACGGGCTTCATCAAGGTCCAGGCTGAAAAAAAAGGGATTACCATCAAGTGA
- a CDS encoding PAS domain S-box protein encodes MEHKARCKKSSHEEPSWEASFYRHLMEASPGLFLHTDCRGIIIEANRTAEEMTGFQREALIGTDFARYFSKAAKAREALRRAFIEGAAGSCELEVLHINGHETPVLCDVTVYGKSEGSPGSLFLMGTNIAMLKGRERALLTSAEMFRTIADFTYDFETMSDPEGSYLYLSPSCERITGYDVADFNERPELLIEVIHPDDRKRYLDHLNLELREYSKIHNIDFRVVRKDGSVVWLSHYCQPMFSRSGILMGRRASNRDITARKQAEQALLKARSSLEERVRDRTRDIKRANEALRSLSSRLEAAREEERKLIAREVHDELGQVLTALKFDVAWLGSRLKGADAIYSDKIEGMQGMILSAIDTVKRITTLLRPQILDVLGMVAAIEWLAEDFQKRTSIGCRLKVSPGMIIPGKDLSVAIFRICQEALTNVARHSGASEVTIALKKTREFLTLVIEDDGRGIKRKEISGSSSLGIIGARERVASMGGTFHIEGKSGQGTKIRIRIPYLKEGEKNA; translated from the coding sequence ATGGAGCACAAGGCGAGGTGCAAAAAATCCTCCCATGAGGAGCCTTCATGGGAGGCTTCCTTTTACCGCCACCTCATGGAGGCAAGCCCCGGGCTTTTTCTTCACACCGACTGCCGGGGAATAATCATTGAGGCAAACAGGACCGCCGAAGAAATGACGGGCTTCCAGAGGGAAGCCCTCATCGGCACAGATTTTGCCAGGTATTTCAGCAAGGCGGCAAAAGCCCGTGAGGCTCTCAGGAGAGCTTTTATCGAGGGAGCGGCAGGCAGTTGCGAGCTGGAAGTCCTTCATATCAACGGCCATGAGACCCCTGTGCTCTGCGATGTCACGGTTTACGGGAAGAGTGAGGGATCTCCAGGGAGCCTTTTCTTGATGGGCACCAATATTGCAATGCTCAAGGGCAGGGAGAGAGCCCTCCTCACAAGCGCGGAGATGTTCCGCACCATCGCCGATTTCACCTATGATTTTGAGACCATGAGCGACCCGGAGGGCTCTTACCTTTATCTGTCTCCGTCATGTGAGCGCATCACGGGCTATGATGTGGCTGATTTCAATGAGAGGCCCGAGCTTCTCATTGAGGTGATCCATCCTGATGACCGCAAGCGTTACCTGGACCATCTGAACCTTGAGCTCAGAGAGTACAGCAAGATCCACAACATTGACTTCAGGGTGGTGAGGAAGGACGGGTCTGTGGTGTGGCTGAGCCATTACTGCCAGCCCATGTTCAGCAGGAGCGGGATTTTAATGGGCAGAAGGGCCAGCAACAGGGATATCACCGCGCGCAAGCAAGCCGAGCAGGCCCTTCTCAAGGCCCGCTCCTCACTTGAAGAGAGAGTCCGGGATCGTACCCGCGATATCAAGAGGGCAAATGAAGCCCTCCGCTCCCTTTCATCCCGTCTCGAGGCGGCAAGGGAGGAAGAGAGGAAGCTCATTGCGCGGGAAGTACATGATGAGCTTGGACAGGTTCTCACGGCTCTCAAGTTCGATGTGGCGTGGCTTGGAAGCAGGCTTAAAGGCGCCGATGCCATTTACAGTGACAAGATTGAGGGCATGCAGGGAATGATCCTCTCAGCCATTGACACCGTCAAGCGTATCACCACGCTGCTGCGCCCCCAGATACTTGATGTTCTGGGCATGGTCGCCGCCATAGAATGGCTTGCCGAGGATTTCCAGAAGCGCACTTCCATAGGCTGCCGCCTCAAGGTGAGCCCGGGAATGATAATTCCGGGAAAGGATCTTTCAGTGGCGATCTTCAGGATATGCCAGGAAGCCCTCACCAACGTGGCCCGCCATTCGGGCGCTTCGGAAGTCACCATCGCCCTGAAAAAAACAAGGGAATTTCTTACCCTTGTCATAGAAGATGACGGCAGGGGGATTAAAAGGAAAGAAATTTCCGGCTCCTCTTCATTGGGAATAATAGGAGCAAGGGAGCGTGTGGCTTCCATGGGGGGAACTTTTCACATTGAAGGGAAATCCGGGCAGGGCACAAAAATAAGGATAAGGATCCCTTACCTGAAAGAGGGGGAGAAGAATGCTTGA
- a CDS encoding response regulator transcription factor, which translates to MLEILIVDDHPVVRKGMMQILADLPGGVKLDEASKGSEAMEKVTAHRYDVVLLDISLPDIDGLNVLSQIRETCPRCPVLILSILPEEMFAVRALKAGATGYLTKESAPEELLKAVEKVASGGRYISPTVAEIIAGEIEAGSRKPDHEDLSRREFQIMCEIAEGKKPKNIAAELGLSVKTINTYRFRILEKLHLKNNADIIRYVLAHRISCE; encoded by the coding sequence ATGCTTGAAATCCTGATAGTTGATGATCATCCCGTCGTGAGAAAAGGCATGATGCAGATACTGGCCGACCTGCCGGGCGGCGTGAAGCTGGACGAGGCCTCAAAAGGCTCCGAGGCCATGGAGAAGGTGACCGCTCACCGATATGACGTGGTGCTGCTTGATATCTCTCTCCCGGATATTGACGGCCTCAATGTGCTGAGCCAGATAAGGGAGACCTGCCCCCGGTGCCCGGTGCTGATTCTCAGCATTCTTCCCGAGGAGATGTTTGCCGTGAGGGCTCTCAAGGCCGGGGCGACAGGCTATCTGACCAAGGAAAGCGCTCCCGAGGAGCTGCTGAAGGCCGTGGAGAAAGTCGCCTCCGGCGGGCGTTACATAAGCCCAACCGTGGCAGAGATAATTGCCGGTGAGATTGAAGCGGGGTCCAGGAAGCCTGATCATGAAGATCTCTCCCGCCGCGAGTTTCAGATCATGTGCGAGATAGCAGAGGGCAAGAAGCCCAAGAATATAGCGGCAGAGCTCGGCCTGAGCGTAAAGACGATCAACACTTACCGCTTCCGTATACTGGAAAAGCTGCATCTCAAGAATAATGCCGATATTATCCGCTATGTCCTGGCCCACAGGATCAGCTGTGAATGA
- the sfsA gene encoding DNA/RNA nuclease SfsA, whose amino-acid sequence MRFFNTVTKALFVDRPNRFLVRCSMEGNLVSAYLPNPGRLHELLLPNRTLYLVKEPPSSKRKTHYTVVGVKKQSHNVMLHTHRCNDVVRHLIEQNLVQSLSGARIKGQEVTHGDSRFDFLIETRGQDVFLEVKSCTLFGEKIAMFPDAETERGARHLRELAALAKPGAYPIVFFLVHYPQAKFFIPDFHTDLTFSRTFIECRDKVRYLPVAVGWDNDMNLLPGAEKLVIPWEFIEREAQDRGSYLLLMELDHPITISVGSLGELSLKPGYYIYAGSAMSNLSDRISRHYKENKTVHWHIDTFRSHARIIDDFPVRSSKRLECELARALFSISAYCVPDFGSSDCRCAGHLFRFKSNPLLYPEFINILQFFRIDGLIE is encoded by the coding sequence ATGCGTTTTTTCAATACGGTAACAAAGGCTCTTTTTGTGGACCGCCCCAATAGATTTCTTGTAAGGTGCTCCATGGAAGGGAACCTTGTATCGGCCTACCTTCCCAACCCGGGGCGCCTCCATGAGCTTCTGCTCCCCAACAGGACCCTTTACCTTGTAAAAGAGCCCCCTTCTTCAAAACGGAAGACGCACTACACTGTCGTGGGAGTGAAAAAACAGAGCCACAACGTGATGCTCCACACACACCGCTGTAATGATGTGGTGAGGCATCTCATCGAGCAGAACCTTGTGCAGTCCCTCTCGGGCGCCCGCATCAAGGGCCAGGAAGTCACCCATGGAGACAGCCGTTTCGATTTCCTCATAGAGACCAGGGGCCAGGACGTCTTTCTCGAGGTAAAGTCCTGCACCCTCTTTGGCGAGAAGATAGCCATGTTTCCCGACGCGGAGACAGAAAGGGGAGCACGGCACCTGAGGGAGCTTGCCGCCCTCGCGAAGCCGGGGGCTTACCCGATAGTGTTTTTCCTGGTTCACTACCCCCAGGCCAAGTTTTTTATCCCCGATTTCCATACCGACCTCACCTTTTCCAGGACCTTTATTGAATGCCGCGACAAGGTCCGCTATTTGCCTGTGGCCGTGGGCTGGGATAATGACATGAACCTGCTCCCCGGCGCAGAAAAGCTGGTGATTCCCTGGGAGTTCATCGAGAGGGAGGCCCAGGACAGGGGAAGCTATCTCCTCCTCATGGAGCTCGACCATCCGATCACCATCTCCGTCGGCAGCCTCGGGGAATTGAGCCTCAAACCGGGGTACTATATTTATGCCGGCTCTGCCATGAGCAACCTCTCAGATCGCATCAGCCGCCATTACAAGGAGAATAAGACCGTTCACTGGCATATTGATACCTTCAGGTCTCATGCGAGGATTATTGACGATTTCCCCGTGCGCTCCTCCAAGAGGCTTGAATGCGAGCTTGCCAGGGCACTCTTCTCCATCTCGGCCTACTGCGTTCCCGATTTTGGCTCATCAGACTGCCGGTGCGCGGGGCATCTTTTCCGCTTCAAAAGCAACCCCCTTCTTTACCCTGAGTTTATCAATATTCTCCAGTTTTTCCGGATTGACGGGCTGATCGAGTGA
- a CDS encoding transketolase: MTGYSVQELKEIAARHRKKLLDITFHTGGAYLAQALSGIDMMTALWYRYVRNRAVDPLWDGRDRFLLSPGHYALPLYVILADQGYFSEELLYTFKENGSPLELASHRGTVPGVEVTGGSLAQVLSVGVGMALHGRLRGKGHRIFVFMSDGEQDEGSIWEAAASAAHFSLSNLVAVIDKNGFQVDGPTREVMNMEPLQDKYRAFGWEVSEVDGNSMDEVVEALDGAVSAACEMPRLVIGNTVRGKGITFMENNPAFHYARLDEKELRAAGEELRGEWDAV, encoded by the coding sequence ATGACCGGATATAGCGTCCAGGAACTCAAGGAAATTGCAGCCCGCCACAGGAAAAAACTGCTTGACATCACCTTCCACACGGGAGGAGCCTACCTTGCGCAGGCCCTTTCCGGCATTGATATGATGACGGCCCTGTGGTACCGCTATGTGAGAAACCGCGCCGTCGATCCCCTCTGGGACGGGCGCGACCGGTTTCTCCTCTCTCCCGGCCACTACGCTCTTCCTCTCTATGTGATACTTGCCGATCAGGGCTATTTCAGCGAGGAGCTTCTCTACACCTTCAAGGAAAACGGCTCTCCCCTTGAGCTGGCCTCCCACAGGGGCACGGTGCCCGGCGTGGAGGTCACCGGCGGGTCGCTGGCCCAGGTGCTGTCGGTAGGCGTCGGGATGGCCCTCCACGGGCGCCTCAGGGGAAAGGGGCACCGCATCTTCGTATTCATGAGCGACGGTGAGCAGGATGAAGGCTCCATATGGGAAGCCGCGGCATCGGCGGCCCATTTTTCCCTCTCGAACCTCGTGGCCGTCATTGACAAGAACGGATTCCAGGTTGACGGCCCCACCAGGGAGGTGATGAACATGGAGCCCCTGCAGGACAAATACCGGGCTTTTGGATGGGAAGTCTCCGAGGTGGACGGCAACAGCATGGACGAGGTGGTGGAGGCCCTGGACGGGGCTGTCTCCGCCGCCTGTGAGATGCCCCGCCTGGTGATAGGTAATACAGTGAGGGGAAAGGGAATCACGTTCATGGAGAATAATCCCGCCTTTCATTATGCAAGGCTTGATGAGAAAGAGCTCAGGGCCGCAGGGGAAGAGCTCAGAGGTGAATGGGATGCCGTATGA
- a CDS encoding transketolase C-terminal domain-containing protein → MPYDACLLPMEETVSAPYRKALIALGEQEERIIVLGADLANSTEIDGFRERFPRRFFNVGTAEQNMINIAAGLAFEGEIPIVHTFGVFATRRPYEQICVQVAMHRANVKIIGVVPGLTSRLGPTHQAIDDLALMRLLPSLTVIDPADAVEMEQALFAAAAHQGPVYMRALRREVPVLFDASRYRFRIGSAVLLKEGEDVALLSCGLMLREALSAHALLEKSGISASVLHVPTVKPLDSDAVLSCARTAKAVVTVENHLTTGGLGSAVAEILGSRFPVPLVRVGVPDMFAEPGSPDYLFQKYGLTAPHIEKAALNAIRMKESHGL, encoded by the coding sequence ATGCCGTATGACGCATGCCTCCTCCCGATGGAGGAAACAGTATCAGCTCCCTACAGGAAAGCTCTCATCGCTCTGGGTGAGCAGGAAGAGCGCATTATTGTGCTGGGCGCCGACCTTGCAAATTCTACCGAGATCGACGGCTTCAGGGAGCGGTTCCCCCGGCGCTTTTTCAACGTGGGCACGGCGGAGCAGAACATGATCAACATTGCCGCAGGCCTCGCCTTTGAAGGTGAGATTCCCATAGTGCACACATTCGGAGTCTTTGCCACGAGGCGGCCTTATGAGCAGATATGCGTGCAGGTTGCCATGCACAGGGCCAATGTGAAGATAATAGGCGTGGTTCCGGGGCTCACCTCGAGGCTGGGACCGACGCACCAGGCCATTGACGACCTGGCTCTCATGCGGCTCCTTCCATCTCTCACCGTGATTGACCCGGCCGATGCCGTTGAGATGGAGCAGGCTCTTTTCGCCGCGGCGGCGCACCAGGGCCCTGTCTATATGCGGGCCCTGCGCAGGGAGGTACCGGTTCTCTTTGACGCCTCCCGATACCGCTTCAGGATTGGAAGTGCCGTGCTGCTGAAAGAGGGAGAAGATGTGGCCCTTCTCTCATGCGGCCTGATGCTCAGGGAAGCCCTGTCAGCTCATGCCCTCCTTGAGAAGAGCGGGATCTCCGCTTCCGTTCTTCATGTTCCCACGGTAAAGCCTCTTGACAGCGATGCCGTTCTCTCGTGTGCACGGACCGCGAAAGCCGTCGTGACGGTGGAAAACCATCTTACCACCGGCGGTCTTGGCTCGGCAGTGGCCGAGATCCTGGGAAGCCGCTTCCCGGTCCCCCTGGTTCGGGTCGGCGTGCCTGACATGTTTGCTGAGCCGGGATCGCCAGACTACCTTTTCCAAAAGTACGGCCTCACGGCGCCGCACATAGAGAAGGCTGCCCTCAATGCCATAAGGATGAAGGAGTCCCATGGCCTCTGA
- a CDS encoding RuBisCO large subunit C-terminal-like domain-containing protein — translation MASEERIRATYWLHCPPSDASREAEELCLEQTVEVPGELVKEGWIRDHIVGRIERCRQYQGFFEVEVSFSPDITACTLTGLLNVLYGNISLKKGIYLSALSLPGSFVSSFQGPRFGAHGVRDILGVHGRPLLAAPLKPMGKSPQELGALCYELACGGIDLIKDDHGITDQSFSPFRERVKECIAAVRRAEEATGRRVLYFPCVNSDFEDMERHIRWAVRQGVGGLLISPFITGLAFMKYLAASRFAGVPLMAHPALTGSFFQGPGQGIDQAVLLGTLMRLAGADLVIYPNFCGRFPFTGPQCLSINKALSEPLFGIKEALPVPAGGMSLENIPALRGFYGDEVVFLVGSSLFLRRASLRENASYFLSLVKKEGEGSKELRPPLTKP, via the coding sequence ATGGCCTCTGAAGAGAGAATACGGGCAACTTACTGGCTTCACTGCCCTCCCTCAGATGCTTCCAGGGAGGCGGAGGAGCTTTGTCTTGAGCAGACTGTCGAGGTTCCCGGAGAGCTTGTCAAGGAAGGATGGATAAGGGATCACATTGTGGGGAGGATAGAGCGATGCCGGCAGTACCAGGGCTTTTTTGAAGTCGAAGTCTCCTTCTCCCCCGACATCACCGCCTGTACCCTCACCGGCCTTCTCAACGTGCTCTACGGAAACATCTCCCTCAAGAAGGGCATTTATCTCTCCGCTCTCTCCCTTCCCGGCAGTTTTGTCTCCTCTTTCCAGGGACCCCGTTTCGGGGCTCATGGGGTGAGGGATATCCTGGGAGTCCATGGAAGGCCGCTTTTGGCGGCCCCTCTCAAGCCGATGGGGAAAAGCCCTCAGGAGCTTGGAGCCCTCTGCTATGAGCTGGCCTGCGGGGGAATAGACCTCATAAAGGACGATCATGGGATAACCGATCAGTCTTTTTCGCCCTTCAGGGAAAGGGTGAAGGAATGCATTGCGGCCGTAAGGAGAGCGGAAGAGGCGACAGGGAGAAGGGTCCTCTATTTTCCCTGCGTGAATTCCGATTTTGAGGACATGGAGCGCCACATCAGGTGGGCTGTCAGGCAGGGAGTGGGGGGCCTTCTTATCTCTCCGTTCATCACAGGCCTGGCTTTCATGAAATATCTCGCGGCAAGCCGATTCGCCGGAGTGCCCCTCATGGCTCATCCGGCCCTTACGGGCTCGTTTTTCCAGGGACCCGGCCAGGGAATTGATCAGGCCGTGCTCCTTGGAACTCTGATGCGCCTGGCGGGAGCCGATCTGGTGATTTACCCGAATTTCTGCGGCAGGTTCCCCTTTACAGGCCCTCAGTGCCTCAGCATCAACAAGGCCCTCAGTGAGCCCCTTTTCGGCATAAAAGAAGCCCTCCCCGTTCCCGCGGGAGGCATGTCGCTGGAGAATATTCCCGCCCTTCGCGGGTTTTATGGCGATGAGGTCGTATTCCTTGTCGGGTCCAGCCTCTTCTTGCGGAGAGCCTCTCTCAGGGAGAATGCCTCGTATTTTCTCTCCCTGGTAAAGAAAGAGGGGGAGGGCTCCAAGGAGTTGAGGCCCCCTCTGACGAAACCATAA
- a CDS encoding tetratricopeptide repeat protein, whose translation MRKVMFFTVMILVALCLSPAVQAKELVGMISSMEGNVAVVSLPKSTGIEQGMILYVYRQGAFVGRAEVSEAGLYCSRIMALPETKGLKVGDAVLSRPACEMYRPLPPYGKNVSPNFILRETDGRAVVVGKIERGDLERIRDKFHLSTICVNIQSADTGEEFPVILSSRGYLFLELQPGTYIIENVHVGELAGMNYNAWGIPLGIVPGFMMRHGGKIFPISYKFVVPEKSNVVYIGTLKLALNPDHPFNDKYQPLPTYASVADEYDSAMEELAKFNPFVRKIANIAETHLEASGEKSLMELVPAGPGALFLARGDRQMAVKEFQDSIRYYEAPYKAEAHNALANLYWDMGYWEDALTHYKLAKALGYPVSDERMKYLARYNWLTRPPIDDY comes from the coding sequence ATGAGGAAAGTGATGTTTTTCACCGTGATGATCCTCGTGGCGCTTTGCCTTTCCCCCGCTGTGCAGGCAAAGGAGCTCGTGGGCATGATCTCGAGCATGGAAGGGAATGTGGCCGTCGTGAGCCTCCCCAAGAGCACCGGCATTGAACAGGGAATGATTCTCTACGTGTACCGCCAGGGGGCCTTCGTGGGCAGGGCCGAGGTGAGCGAGGCAGGCCTCTATTGCAGCAGGATAATGGCCCTCCCTGAGACCAAGGGCCTGAAGGTGGGCGATGCAGTTCTTTCCCGCCCTGCATGCGAGATGTACAGGCCTCTTCCCCCCTATGGGAAAAATGTTTCCCCCAATTTCATTCTCAGGGAGACGGACGGCCGCGCCGTTGTCGTGGGAAAGATTGAAAGGGGCGACCTTGAGCGGATAAGGGATAAATTCCATCTCAGCACCATCTGTGTGAATATTCAGAGCGCCGACACGGGGGAGGAGTTTCCCGTCATCCTGAGCAGCAGGGGGTACCTCTTCCTTGAGCTTCAGCCAGGCACTTACATTATCGAGAATGTGCATGTAGGCGAGCTGGCAGGTATGAACTACAATGCCTGGGGCATTCCCCTCGGCATTGTCCCGGGCTTCATGATGCGCCATGGCGGCAAGATATTCCCCATTTCCTACAAGTTTGTCGTGCCCGAGAAATCCAACGTGGTGTACATCGGCACTCTCAAGCTTGCCCTGAATCCCGACCATCCCTTCAATGACAAATATCAGCCCCTGCCCACCTATGCGAGCGTTGCCGATGAATACGACAGCGCCATGGAAGAGCTTGCGAAATTCAATCCCTTTGTGAGGAAGATTGCCAATATAGCCGAAACCCATCTTGAGGCATCAGGGGAGAAGTCCCTGATGGAGCTGGTGCCGGCGGGCCCGGGAGCCCTTTTCCTCGCCCGCGGCGACAGGCAGATGGCCGTCAAGGAGTTCCAGGACAGCATCCGTTACTATGAGGCCCCTTACAAGGCTGAAGCCCATAATGCCCTGGCAAACCTTTACTGGGACATGGGGTACTGGGAAGATGCCCTCACTCACTACAAGCTGGCGAAGGCCCTTGGTTACCCTGTGTCCGACGAGAGAATGAAATACCTGGCCCGCTATAACTGGCTTACCAGGCCTCCCATTGATGATTATTAA